The DNA sequence GGTGCCGGGTTCGGATTCGTCTGCGTTCACGACCAGGTAGTGCGGCCGGTCGCGCACTTCCTTCGGCATGAATGTCCACTTCAGCCCGGTCGGGAAGCCCGCTCCGCCACGGCCACGCAGGCCGGACGCCTTGATCTGATCACAGATCCAGTCCGGTCCCTGGTCGAGCATTTCCTTTGTGAGGTGCCAGGCACCCCGCTTCTTCGCTGCTTCCAGATCGGGCGAATGCAACCCGTACAGGTTGGTGAAGATGCGATCCTTGTCCTGCAACATGGCCTATTCCTCATCATCCTTGCTGGAAGCCACTTCCCCGGCATCGACGCGTTTCGAGAACTCTGTCTCGGCTCCGCTTGCCAGCAGTTTGGCTTGTCCGATCCAGTCTTCGCGTTCAATTCGCCCCGGAAAGCTCATGAAATCCTCGACCCAGTCGACATTGGACGGCGTCCATTCGGCGATCTGACGGAACGTGTAGATGCCCAACTCGTTGAGGGCGTCCTCATTCTTCGGACCGATGCCCTTGATGCGCTTGAGGTCGTCTTGATCCTCAGCCGCAACGGCGAGGGTTTCCGGTTTTTCACCCGCCACCTCTGCCTTTTCACCGGAAGCTGCCGCTTCGGTCTTCGAAATCAGCGTGGTTTTCCCGGTGGTTTCCTTCTGAGGAACTTCGCGCTGCGTATTGGTCGGCGCTCCTTCGTCCGGCTTTCCGGCAGCAGTCGGCTCGGGTTCCGGCTCGCTTGTCGGCAGGTTCGGCAGCGCGCTGATCTGGTTGCGCGTCCCGTCAAACAGGTCGGGATCGGTAAGGATCGCCGTACCGCCTTCCGGCGCGCTGTTGATGCGGTCGACCTGAGGGCCGGGATGCGCTTCGACGCCATTCTTCAGCTTGTTCAGAATGATCGACAGCATATCCGGTGTCAGGTCTTCATAGTAGTCGTCATTCACCTGAACCATCGGCGCGTTGACACACGCACCAAGGCATTCGACTTCTTCCCAGGAAAGGCGCCCATCATCAGTGACATACATCGGTTTGCCGATCTCGGTCTGG is a window from the Hyphomonas sp. genome containing:
- the nuoE gene encoding NADH-quinone oxidoreductase subunit NuoE, with product MALRRFDLEAGGDSFAFKPETEEKIAFWRGKYPADKQRSAVIPMLWLAQKDNNGWLSEPAMREVADRLEMPYIRVYEVATFYTMFRLQPVGKYHIQLCGTTPCQLRGAEKLKEVCQTEIGKPMYVTDDGRLSWEEVECLGACVNAPMVQVNDDYYEDLTPDMLSIILNKLKNGVEAHPGPQVDRINSAPEGGTAILTDPDLFDGTRNQISALPNLPTSEPEPEPTAAGKPDEGAPTNTQREVPQKETTGKTTLISKTEAAASGEKAEVAGEKPETLAVAAEDQDDLKRIKGIGPKNEDALNELGIYTFRQIAEWTPSNVDWVEDFMSFPGRIEREDWIGQAKLLASGAETEFSKRVDAGEVASSKDDEE